The following coding sequences are from one Ornithodoros turicata isolate Travis chromosome 1, ASM3712646v1, whole genome shotgun sequence window:
- the LOC135375524 gene encoding gastric triacylglycerol lipase-like isoform X2, whose amino-acid sequence MGCAVRCYACSNNADLLTSKLQELSSREPGVNDPDRCAEIETFIARKGYGFQRHSVTTEDGYIIEIHRIPHGLKACNASSKPVVFLMTGLFLDSTSYVLDFANQCAGFFLADNCYDVWIGNYRGTTLYGKRHVNETFQNSPEFWDFTFHQYGFFDLPAEIDFVLHKTGKSQLFFVGLTLGTTSFMVMMSERPQYNDKIIAAAFLSPVHDLDHVTLPFYVATFPVGEEFLTGIYHAGEREFLPKNMTATQLASFVCQDPGCLFCGLFLQYTIDMESKYVNGTRTPVYLCQFGAGTSTLNAIHVYQVGKHKKFQTFDCTYIKPSSMDCSPPRPYDISKTQVDVGMFYSDGDELATPPSVQSLIAKLGDRVKFVQHIQDTEFGHANFVTAALIQESYILKPMLEFFRRYH is encoded by the exons GAGACCTTCATTGCAAGAAAGGGATATGGCTTCCAACGACACAGCGTGACAACGGAAGATGGCTACATAATTGAGATTCATCGCATACCGCATGGACTGAAAGCCTGCAATGCAAGCAGCAAACCTGTAGTGTTCCTCATGACTGGACTCTTCTTAGATTCCACATCCTACGTCTTAGATTTCGCGAACCAGTGTGCAG GATTTTTTCTTGCCGATAACTGCTACGACGTATGGATCGGCAATTACCGAGGAACTACCCTGTACGGAAAACGCCACGTAAACGAAACGTTCCAGAATTCTCCAGAATTTTGGGATTTCAC CTTCCATCAGTATGGCTTCTTTGACTTGCCGGCCGAAATTGATTTTGTACTTCATAAGACTGGCAAGAGCCAACTGTTCTTTGTGGGGCTAACTCTTGGAACTACCTCGTTCATGGTGATGATGTCGGAGCGACCACAGTATAACGATAAG ATCATAGCCGCTGCATTCCTGTCCCCGGTGCACGACCTAGATCATGTGACGCTTCCCTTCTACGTGGCCACGTTTCCAGTTGGCGAAGAATTTCTG ACGGGTATATATCACGCTGGAGAGCGCGAGTTTCTGCCGAAGAACATGACAGCTACGCAGCTCGCATCCTTCGTGTGTCAGGATCCGGGTTGCCTTTTCTGTGGCCTCTTTCTGCAGTACACAATTGACATGGAGAGCAAGTACGTCAATGGG ACAAGGACTCCTGTCTACCTTTGTCAGTTCGGGGCCGGAACATCTACTCTTAACGCCATTCATGTGTATCAA GTTGGGAAGCACAAGAAATTTCAGACTTTCGACTGCACATACATAAAACCTTCTTCCATGGATTGC AGCCCACCACGACCCTACGACATCAGCAAGACGCAAGTGGACGTTGGGATGTTCTACTCCGACGGGGACGAGCTCGCCACCCCACCGAGTGTTCAATCCCTCATCGCAAAGCTCGGAGATCGAGTGAAATTCGTTCAACACATTCAGGATACCGAATTTGGCCACGCCAACTTTGTGACCGCTGCCTTAATTCAGGAATCCTACATCCTTAAACCCATGTTAGAATTCTTTCGTCGGTACCACTAA